The Pueribacillus theae nucleotide sequence TTCAATATTACCCTGTACCCTCAATAATGGTTGCTTCCAAATTCGGCATCTTTGAATTTTGTGTTTTTGTTTTGATAACGTATCAATTAAATCGGTTGCATCTAAAACGATCTCCTTAATTGATGATGGACGTTTATCATCTTGACGCCATGCATCTTCTTCAGGATGGAGTTTGACCATATCTTCTAGCGACCCGATTCGATAAAATGGGTCATTGTATTCAACATGAACTAAAAATAACGGCTCCTGTTGTCCTCTTCCTCGCGCATGACGATTTTGCGTTCCTTGCCAAAGTCCTCTAATTAACAACTCTTGATCTTCTTGTGTCATGTTTGTGTGCTCTGCACTTTTAGCATTGATGACGCCTGCCATCGAAAATACAGCAAATGGAAGAGTATAGCTTGTCCAGATTGTTCCTTGCGATTTTTCCTCTCCACCACTCGCAGCATCACTGCTTGGCATCGTGACTGTCCCTTGAACGTAATGAGTATCAACAGGATGCATCGAATGTGCCCATGCAAATTGAACGGGACCTGTTAAATGAAATTTCGGATTTTCTGAATAAACAATCCCGAAAGTTCGGACATCAAAAGCATGTTCAATTAATACTTTTTTCATGTCTTGTTTCGCTTCTTTTTCTTTCCCGACAGTTTCTGCGATTTTCATGGCTAGCGACTTTCTTCCAAGCAATTTACCTTTATCATTTGTAACCGCT carries:
- the cas7b gene encoding type I-B CRISPR-associated protein Cas7/Csh2, with translation MKVNNGELLFVKSVKDGIPNRDPLNDSDARRIFPEEDGRISLSDVSIKRDVRDFVVAMYPDGAEKNHVFVQAVTNDKGKLLGRKSLAMKIAETVGKEKEAKQDMKKVLIEHAFDVRTFGIVYSENPKFHLTGPVQFAWAHSMHPVDTHYVQGTVTMPSSDAASGGEEKSQGTIWTSYTLPFAVFSMAGVINAKSAEHTNMTQEDQELLIRGLWQGTQNRHARGRGQQEPLFLVHVEYNDPFYRIGSLEDMVKLHPEEDAWRQDDKRPSSIKEIVLDATDLIDTLSKQKHKIQRCRIWKQPLLRVQGNIEPYIQEIAW